From Treponema sp. OMZ 787:
AATAGTCTTCAAAAGATTCCGTAGCCTCTTTTTTTGAAAGAAAGCCGAGTCCTACCATGCCTTCAAGGACATTTTCCTGTCTTTCCTTTGCCCTGTTCGGGTAATTAAACGGATTGTACCTTGTAGGGTTCGAAAGCTGAATGATTAAAATTGCAGCTTCTGCGGGGGTCAGTTCGGATGCGGAGTGTCCGAAATAAAAGCGGGAAGCCGCACTTACTCCGTTTGTTCCGCCTCCAAAGTAGGCTTCATTTAGATATAGCATCATTATCTCGTCTTTTGAGTGACGCCTTTCCATTTGGATAGCCCACCAAAGTTCTTTTATCTTTCTTTTTACGCTTTTATCTGTTCTGTCGCAATAGAGAAGTCCTGCAATCTGCTGAGTGATTGTACTTCCGCCTCCTAAAGACCTTCCGGTAAGCTGTCCTATGACAGCCCTAAGGATGGATTTGATTCTAAAACCCTTATGTTCATAGAATAGGCGGTCTTCACGGGCTAAAAGGGCCGCAATCAGGTTAGGAGAAATATCTCCGTAATTTACAAGTTCCCTTTTTTCGTCCAATGAAAATTCCGTGATAAGATCTCCTCTTATGTCCAATATTCTTGAAGGAAGTGCCGGATTAAAGTCGACGAATAATTCGCTTTGTTTTATGTTTTTTGTAAGTGCCAGCATTTTTCCGAGGGCAAAGGCTCCCCCTGCAAGAATCAAAAAAATCACAATAAGATATATATATACTATCTTGCTTAGCTTATTCATAGCTTTATATAAGAACACAATTTTAAGTTTTTTACAAGTAGGTAGGTTTTGACGGTTGTAAAGGCAGTTATTTTTTTAGTTAAGGCAAAAAAAAGAGCCGGTTAAAAAACCGGCCCGCCCATCAGGCTATCGGCAGACGGTGGGTGGGAGGGGAACCGCCCGCCGATACTTATTTATCGGCTAAGTACGGAAAAACTTAAAGCTATCTTCGCTTATTTTTTAAAATAATCCATCTGATTTTATCTGCAATGTTAAACATTTTATACATAAAAGGTTTATAAACAAAATCGAAGGTACCTATGTATTCTACCAATTGAGGATTATATCCCGACTTAAATTTGTGAAATCCGTACCATGAATCATTTGTGTCCGGATTAGGACCCAAACAGCCCCAAAGATCAAAACTAGAGCAATTTAAATTTTTTCCGTATTGAATAGCTTTCCACATTATAAGGTTATTGGGCATCAATTCCCTATGGCTGTTGCTCGATGCTCCATAAGGATAGTAAAGTTTTCCGTTAAAATTAAAAAGAATCCATGCAGTTAAAACTTCATCATTGTATACTGCTTCAAAGATTCTAAGGGTACCTTTTGGAAAAATTTTGAACATCCGCCTAAAGTAATCACCATTATGATTAAAAAAGCCCTGTCTTTTTGTCGTTTCTTCCATCAGCCTTATATAATCTTCCATGCCTTCTTCTGTGCTATTATCGATTATAGTAACGCCCTTTTTTTCTGCCAGACGGATATTGTATCTTGTCTTGGAATGAAAAGAAGCTAAAAGTTCTTCTTCCGTTTTTTCTATATCTAAAATAAAATTATATTTTTCAAAAAAAGGCTTTCCGTTTTTTGCTCCGTTTTTAAATAGAAAATTTTTCTTTTCTTCGATAAGAGTTTCTAAAGAATCTGCTTCTAAATAAGGCTCTTCTTTTATGGACTTATCTTTTTGTACCGGCTTAAAGATATCCGGTTCTATTTTTATAAAGACAGCCCTATGTTTTTTTGCAGCTTCTTTTAAAGCTTCGATGTGTTCTTGCTCGGGCATCAGGGTTTTTGAAGCTATACCGACCGTATAATTAGTTTTGGGTATTTTAGAAAAAATAATCTGAATTCCGCTCTTTAATTTTCCGTCTTCAAAAAAACCTATTCTTTCAGTAGCTGCTCCCATGCTTTTTTTAAAGTCACCCCAAATCCATGATTGAATTGGATGACATACAAGCTTATCGAACTCGTCTTTATATTCATCTGTTAAGAATTTAGTTTCTTTCATGTATAATCTCCATAAAACATTTTTTCAGAACTATTTATCATATTTACTATTTTTTGTTGTGTACAAAATCAGCAGGATTTTTAGGTATACCTTGCTCATGTATTTCAAAATGAAGATGAGGGCCTGTAGACATTCCTGTAGAGCCCACAGCACCGATTATTCTACCCGATTTTACTGTTTCATTCAAGCTGACATAAACCTTGCTCAAATGGCCGTATAGGCTGGCTCTGCCGTCGGTATGGGATAAAATAATATAGTTTCCGTAAACATTGCTGTAAGATACTTCTTTTATCGTGCCTCCGGCACAGGCCATAACCGGACTTCCTGCGGGAGCTGCAAGGTCTATTCCCGGATGATAGCTTGCCTTTCCTGTAAATGGATCCTGCCTTTTTCCGAAGCCCGAAGTTAAAACCGCTTCTTTTAGAGGAAAACGGTAAAAAGGCATAAAGAAAAAAGCTCTTACGGTTCCGTCAAAAATTTCTCCGGGGAAGCAAAATATTTCCCGATTTTCTTCAAGGCCGTATATTTTTATTTTTAGAGGTTCTGTCTTATGCTTTTTAAACAGAGCTTCTGTCAGTTTTTCGATGTCTGTCAGACCTTTGTCGGGAAGATAAACTGCCGGCATTGTCGGAAGAAGAAGAACACGCCCTGCGATTTCTGTCTGCATCGATTCTATTCTGTTTAATGTTATAATTGCATCATAGGGAATAGAGCAACGGGCTGCAATTTTTATGATTGTGTCTTCACGGTTTGCCTTGTAGGTATAAAATCTGATAGGAAGTTGGTTCCCCGTTTTAGCTGCCGCCAAGGCTTTTCTGGCTTCTGCCACATCATCGCAATATTGAACAAATAGATAATCGTCTATATTCAATTTTTCGATTCGAGGGTAGGGGACTTGAGCGTTTAGTATTGTCTGTAAAAGGAAAAATAAAAGTAGAAATTTAAAAGCCTTCATTACCGTTGTTTTTTGATTGGCTTATGCCGAAGGCTAAAAAACCGTAGATGACAAAAATTAAAACGAGTACGATCATGGCCGGTATTTTATTGAATGTCAAAACCAAGTTGACACATAATATAATACCTCCGATTACCGTTATTTTTTTTAGGATTGAAATGATGAGTCCGCGAGGGCTTTTTTTATATGCCTTGATTGCTTTTTTTACCAAGAGGTAAAGAATCCCGCATACAAAAATACTTATGGAAATTATTGTGTATAAGCTCACATTTGTAGTAGCTAAGAGCCACAAGGGATAGGCTACCGCAAGACCTGCAAGCACACACACTCCGGCAATGGCCGAAAAGGTCAACAGTCCGAAAAAAACGGATCCGTATCCCTTAATAATTTTTCCAAAATTCATAAAACCCTCCGGACTCGTGTTAAGGTTTAATCCTTACTTAAAATTTAAGCCGGATTATTCCTCTGAGATTGCTTCAACAGGACAAACACCTGCGCAAGCACCACAGCTGATGCATGTATCTGCATCGATTACATGTTTGCCGCCGGCTTCGCTGATTGCGTTTACGGGGCATTCACTTTCGCACGCGGCACAGTTCGTGCATTCGTTAGAAATTTTATAAGCCATTTGCATACTCCTTATTGTAAATTTCCGTGATTCTATTATAACATTTACATATAAAAAAGGCAAGGTATCCTATTTTAAAAAAAAAGAGATTGGCACCTTTGCCAATCTCTAAATTAAACGTCCTTGAAGTAAGATTCAAAACGTATCATTATCGGTTATAAAAAACGGCATCCGGATGTCAAAATAATGCCGTCTGTAACCCCGACCGTTATTTATATTATCGGGTATGTGTAAAAAAAACTTAAATTTTTTATTTAAAATGTGATAAAAAGACAGCCGTTAATGATTATTTTTAATCAACAACCCCGACGCAGAGCTTAGCCGATAAACGGCAGGTATTAAATCCTCCGCACTAATAAAAAAAGGGATATAAGAAAATCTTATATCCCTTTGAGTGCCGTCGGACAGAATCGAACTGTCGACACAAGGATTTTCAGTCCTTTGCTCTACCGACTGAGCTACAACGGCGTAACACAGGCGATATTATCAGTTTTTCCAAATTATGTCAATAGATTTTTCAAATCTTTTTCCAATAAATTGCCTTGTTTTATAAATTAATATATCAGCTTAACAGGGCAATGATCCGAGCCCATTACTCCGTCCAAAATAATAGAATCCTTTATCTTAGGCAAAAAAGAATCGTTTACGCAATGGTAGTCTATACGCCATCCGATGTTTTTCTCTCTAGCTCTAAAGCGGTAGCTCCACCATGTATATTTTGCAGGTTCTTGGCAAAAATGCCTGAATGTGTCCGAATAACCTGATGAGGTAAACTCATCCATCCAAGCCCTCTCTTCAGGAAGATAGCCGGGATTTTTTTCGTTACCCTTGGGGTTTGCAAGGTCGATGGGTTTATGGGCTATGTTGTAGTCCCCGCAAAGGATTACATTGTTTCCTTCTTCTTGAATGGAATCGCAGAATTCGAGGATGGCTGCACAAAAGTCAAGCTTGTAGCCTAGGCGGGCTCCTCCGTCCTGCGAGTTAGGGAAATAAGCCGAAATAATTGAAAGCTTGTCAAAGTCGGCAACCAAGACCCTCCCTTCATCATCAAATTCCTTTAAACCCATGGTTCTTACCTGCAAGGGTTCTTTTTTGGTAAAGATTGCGGTTCCCGAATAACCTGCCTTTTTTGCCGAAGCCCAATAGGCAAAATATTTTCCGTTCGGGAGCTCTGGTTCCGTAAGCTCCTTGCTGAGTTGAGGCTTTGCAGCCTTTGTTTCCTGTACGCAAAGTAAATCCGGATTTTCGGTATTAAGCCAATCCAAAAAGCCTTTTTTTTCTACAGCCCTGATGCCGTTTACATTCCATGAAATAATCGAATTCATCATCCCTCCATAAAACTTTTTTTTATAACTGCGACAAAATTTCCGTGTGGTCTTCAAAGATGGCAACGGTATGCTCCATGTGGCATGAAACCGACCTGTCGGCCGTTACTACAGTCCATCCGTCTTTTTTTACCTCGACATCGGCCGTTCCCATGTTAATCATGGGCTCTATTGCGACCACCATTCCGGCTCTAAGGCGGGGATTCGGCCTCATTCTTTCGGGGACATTCGGAATGCTCGGATCTTCGTGTACACCTAGCCCGACACCGTGTCCGCAATAGTCGTAAACCACCCCGTAATTATGGGCTCTTGCCAGATTAAAGACTGCCTTCGAAATATCCGAAACTCTTTTGCCTGCCTTGCATGCTTCAATTCCTGCGTAAAGACACTGAGTGGTAACTTCCAAAAGTTTGAGGTTTTCCTTTGAAACATTTCCGACAGGATAGGTTACACAAGAATCGCTTATGTAGCCTCCAAGGTCGATTCCTATATCCATAGAAACAAGGTCCCCGTCTTTTACTATTCTTTTGCCCGGAAGACCGTGAATTACCTCTTCATTTATCGAAATACAGGCTGCCCCCGGAAAACCTTCAGAATACCAAGCAGGAACACCGCCGATTTTTTTTATATAGTTTACACAAAAATCATCAAGCTCTTTTGTAGTCATACCGGGTTTTATTACCGGTTTTAATTCTTCAAAAAGTTGGGCAAGGGCCTTACAGGACTTTCTGATGCCGTTAATTTGTTCTTCCGTTTTAATTATAATCATAGTGATTCTCCAATTGATTTTGAATAATTTTAATGCCCCTTAGTTTGGGGCTGAGCTGCATTGCCTCATTTAAACACTGTGAAGCTCTGTATGTATCTCCAAACCTATAATATATTTCGGACATACGCTTAAGAATGTTAGCTCTATCTATCTTTTTAAAGCCTAGTTCCAGAGCAGCTTCATAACAGTCTAAGGCAAGCTCGTCTTCCGTATACCTATGCAGTTTATCGCTTATTATGGATTTTATCAAGTCAGTAACCTCAGGAAAAAAATGTTTAAAATAGGGCTTTTGTTTTTCCAAATAAAAGATTTCTTCCAAAAGCAAAAAAGACTCATAATATTCTCCGCGGAAATAAAGTTCTTCTGCAAGGACAAAACCGCAGTCCATAAAGTCTTCCTTATTAAAATACTTTGAAAGATAAAAGCCTCCTGCCTCGCTTCTTCTTTTATTGTATTCTTCTACGGCAGACTGTTCCAATCCGTGAAAAAGATCAAAAAAGATGAGTTTAGCCCGGCTTTCGTAATCCGTTTTTTTTAAAAGCCAAAGCCTGTAGTCAAAACTTTCCGCCGCATTTTTCTTTGAAAAAAAATCGAAATAATCAAATGGGTTTTCATCAGCAGTTTTTTCTTTTAAAAGACTTTGATAGGCATTTAAAAGAAGCCTCATAGCCGATTCGGATTTTTCCTTTTCTTCTTTAGTTTTATTTTGAGTTAAGTCCGGATGGTGAAGCTTAGCTTTTTTTCTAAAAGCCGTCTTTATTTCGGCTGCCGAGGCTTTCGGTGAAACTCCTAAAATGGCATAATTATCGTTTTTTTTCATCATAGAACCCGTGATGATAGCATTTATTTAGGCCGATGTCTAGTAGAAATTGAAAATTAGCCGACAAACGAAGTCTTGCCTAAAACTGCTAACTTATTGAATTTATTCACAGTCTTTTGTATAATTTGATTTAGGAGAAATATAATGGGAATTTATGATTATACTGTTAAAGACAGCTTCGGAAATGACTTTTCTTTTACTGACTATAAGGATTATGTTATTTTAATAGTGAATACGGCTTGTGAGTGAGGCTTTACCCCTCATTTCCAAGGTTTGGAAGAATTATATCAAGAATATAAGGATAAAAAATTTATTGTTTTAGCCTTTCCATGTAATCAGTTCGGCGGGCAGGATCCGGGAACAAACGAGGAAATCAGAACATTTGCTCAAACCAAGTATTGTGTAACATTTCCTGTAATGGCAAAAATTGATGTAAAGGGAGAAAATGCCGAGCCTCTTTTTTCTTTTTTACAAACAGCTTCAGGGAACAAAAGCATTAAATGGAATTTCACCAAATTCCTTGTTGATAGAAGCGGGGAAAATGTTCAAGTATACGGCTCGCTTACGGCTCCCAAAAAGTTAAAAAAATATATTGAAAAACTCTTATAAAAATTTTTGAGGTGATTTTATGATAATAAACAAAAATGATGTGCCTAAAAAATTCAAACCTAATTTACGCGGCGGAAATGGCGAAATAAGCGTTATAGAATTTTTAAGTGTCAGAGAGGTTGAAAATTGCCGTATGTTTTCCGAAATGACTGTTCCGGTTGGAGCAAGCATAGGAGAGCATATTCATACAGGTGAAACCGAAATCTACATTATACATGAAGGCAAAGGACTTGTTACAGATATGGGTAAAAAGCAGGAAGTAGGTCCGGGAGATGTGGTCATCACTGAGGATAATCAGCTTCACAGCCTTGAAAATACCGGCTCCGTGCCGATGGTTTTGACCACATTAGTAATTAAACATTAGATAGGAGAATTTTATGGCAAAAGAATTTAAGGCAAAGGCCGAAATCGATTTAGGCGAAGGTTTTAAAGTTGAGTGCGAGGCATCCGGTAAGAAGATTATTGTTGACGAACCGGTCAGCTTCGGCGGAACAGATTTGGGTATGAACCCTATCGAAGTTCTTTTGAGCGGCCTTGGGGCTTGCAAGTGTGTTATCTCGAAAATGCTTGCAAAGAAAAAAGGTCTAAAGCTTGATTATTTGGCTGTTGAATGTATCGGTGCTTTTAGTGCAGGAAAGGTTGGGCTTTCCGAGATTGAAACGATATATCATATTAAGTCGGATGCTTCCGATGAGGAGCTTGAAAAATTTATGACCTTGGTTGACAATAATTGTCCCGTAAACGAGACACTCAAAAATCCCCTCCCCATAACACATAAACTTATTAGAGTTTAATTTTTATTAAATATTGTGAGTCTTGAAAGATACGGGTTTTATTAATCCGTATCTTTTTGTGTTTCAGGCTTTTTGACCTTTTTCTTTCGGCGGATATGCTTAACCTGTTTACCGAGTTTTGCCGGGCGGGCTTGAGTTCTTTCCATCGAAACTTTAATCCCCAAGTCATTTAAAATACTCTTTACTGCAAATTCCAATTCTTTTCTTTGAGGATTCATCGGAAGAATAAAATGTCTGCACTCTTTATAAACATAAGTGTATACCTCCTGCGGAAGACCTTCAGGATCGGCAATCAGCCTTGTATAATCTTTTAGCAAGGCCCTTAAACATTCTCCCTGTTTTATTTGAGGTTTAGTATCTACTTCCTTATCCAAAAGAGTAAGATTTTCTAAATAAATCTTTTTAAACTTGGAAGAAGAATCTATAAAAGCACAGGCTCCCGGCTGTATGTAAACATAGAGCTTAAAGTCTAAAAGTTTTTTTATAATATCGCTTGAGTGTCCGCTAAAAATAATCTTGTTTATTTCTTCGGTTATTCTTGAGGGCGACACAAACTCTAAAAGATGTGCATTTTTGCGTATTTGAAGCTGAACAAAAAACGGAATGCTTGAATCTGTCATTGCAGCATACTTGATCGCCCGTATCATTCTTACAGGATCTTCCGAAAATATCAGCGGAAGCGGAATAATGGGTCTGATTTTTTTTGACCTTATATCCTTAACGCCGCCAACATAATCTATCACAAGCTCATGGATGGGGTCATAGTAAAGAGCATTTAGTGTAAAATCCCTTCTGTGGACATCTTCATCGATTGTTCCGAATTTATTGCCTATACTTCCGTCTTCAGTCGAGCGGAAAGTGCTAACCTCATATATTTTTTCTCCAAAAAATATATGGACTAATCTGAACCGCCGCCCTATAATTCTTGAATTTCTAAATATTTTTCTTATTTTTGACGGCTCCGCAGAGGTTGCAATATCGAAATCCTTTGGAACATGACCTATCAAAAGATCCCTTACTGCTCCTCCTACTATGTAGGCTTCAAAACCTTGAGAATTTAAACGCTGTATAATTTTCACGGCTTCAATGTCTATTTTTTCGGGGGCAATGTGGTGCTCGTCCTTAGTATAGACTAAAGCCTGCCGAACCTGCTTTCCTTCGGCATTTTGACCGTATCGAACTAACATTTTTGAGTGAACATTTTGCATGTAAAGGGGCTTTATGTCAATGACTACCGATTATTTTTAGCAAAATTTTATGCTTTTATCTAAAAAAGCCCTTTTAAAATTCGGAATAATGTAGTACAATATTCATTCTATCAATTGCATATTGGAGAAGTTGCGGAAAATATGACAATAAATAATGCCGGACTCGGAACTATAATCTCTACAGATATCGTTGTTCTAAATGATCAAGAAAGAATTTTGGTCGAACATGCATTTGATCGTTTAAACGGTGAATACAAGGCTGCTGTTTTGGAAATAGGAAAAAAACTCATGGATTTGGAAAGAATGTCTGCCGCAATTTCCCGGTTTCCTTCCATTCATGAAACAAGCGTTCTTGCCGGAGAAAAACGGAGTCAGGATACGCTTATAGAGAATTTATGCAAAACCCCCTCTGATGCCCGCACTCTTTCAATGCCGACAAAGGCTGTTTTAGGCCGCGGTTTTCTTGTTGCAAAATTTCATATTTTTTCTGCCTTAAGCAAGGTTGCTTCAAGCTCTCATTTTTCTGAAGAAGAAATTGAAGAGCTTAGATCGGCTACCATGAATATAATGTTTACGATTATGTCGGAAGATGTGTATATTTCGATTTTGGACAGCAATATCCTGGATGAGCAAAAACAAGAAAAGGTGGCCAATGCCCTGATTTATCTTTGGGAACACCGCTTGGATCAAAATACTACTTCTTTTGCACCGGTTTTAACACGCGTTTGGACTGCCCGGGATACAATAGCCCCGGTATTCGGTACTATGATGGGCACAAGCGAGCTTTTTTTGCTTTCTTCCAAACTTGATGACTCATGGCAAAGTTTTATGCTTGCAAAACTTTCCAATAAAATTGTCGGTCAATCACTTGAAGAATTTTTATTCGGCATCTCATACGAAGATATCCTCTATGTCCGAAATCAACTGGTAAGCTGTAAGATACCTGCAATGGGCAGGGATGATGTATCGAAACTATTAAATAAATCTCTTAATTTTGATAACTCGGATCCTCGTCATTTTTACTCTTCCTATGTGCAGCGCCGAAACAACGCCGATGCCCGTAAACGCCTCAACGCCGCCGGCCCTAAAAACACCATCGAAGACTACTACATCAGCTTCCTATTCGAAAAAGGCTTGGAGCTGAAAGACGGGAAGGCCGAAGGAAAAAAATAAAACCTATTCTCGTCAAGTATTTTTGGGGAGAACTGACGAGAATGGGGAGAATATTTTTAGACTACTCCCACTCAATCGTTGCAGGCGGCTTTGAGGTTATGTCGTAGACTATTCGGTTTATGCCCTTAACCTCGTTTATGATACGGGAAGAAACCTTGTCCAGTACCTCGTAGGGGATGCGTACCCAGTCGGCTGTCATAAAGTCCGAGGTTTTTACTGCACGCAGGGCGAGAGTATAGTCGTATGTTCTAAAGTCTCCCATAACGCCGACCGTCTTTGTGGAGGTAAGCACGGCAAAATACTGGCTTAAATCTTTTTTTATGTCTGCCCTTTCAAGTTCGCTCCGCCAGATTGCATCGGCTTCACGCAGGATATCGAGCTTTTCTTCGGTTATCTCGCCCATAATTCTTATGGCAAGGCCGGGGCCGGGGAAGGGCTGGCGGTGTACCAGATAATCGGGGAGGCCGAGCTCTGTGCCTAACTTTCTTATTTCATCCTTAAATAGTTTTTTTAGGGGCTCAATCAATGATTTAAAACTTATGTGATCGGGAAGCCCTCCGACATTGTGATGGCTTTTTATTACGGCAGAACCCTTGGCTCCGCTTTCAACTACATCGGCGTAAATCGTGCCTTGGGCAAGGAAGTCCACTGTTCCTATTTTTTTTGCTTCTTCTTCAAAAACGCGGATAAACTCTTCACCGATTATCTTGCGTTTTTTTTCGGGATCCGAAACGCCTTTGAGCTTTCCTAAAAAACGGCTTTCCGCATTTACGCGGATAAAATTCATCGGAGCGTCCCTAAAGGCTGCCTCTACCTCATCTCCCTCGTTTTTGCGCATAAGGCCGTGATCCACAAAAATACAGGTCAGATTTTTTCCTACAGCCTTGTTTAAAAGGGCTGCAAGCACCGAAGAGTCTACTCCTCCTGATAGGGCTAAAAGCACCTTGCCGTCGCCTACAGTATTTTTAACCTCAGTGATTGCTTCGGTCAAAAAGCTTTTCATGTTCCAACCGCCCTTGGCTCCGCATACATTGTACAAAAAGTTTTTGATTATATTTTGACCTTCTTCGGAATGCTCAACCTCGGCATGGAATTGGATGCCGTAAAGCTTTTTTTCCTTGTTTGCCATGGCAGCATTTTTTGTATTTGCTGTTTGAGCTGCCGAGACAAAGCCCTCAGGAAGGTGTGAAACGCAGTCTACATGGCTCATCCAAACAGAAGATTTATCTTTTATGTTTTTAAAGAGCGGAAGAGCTGTATCGAATTTCGTTAATGTTTTGCCGAATTCTCTTTTTAAGCTTTTTTCGGCCTTGCCGCCGAGGCAATGGGCCATTGCCTGCATACCGTAGCATATGCCTAAAATCGGAATCCCTAATTCAAAAATTTCTTTTGGGGGCAGGGGTGCATTTTCTTCATAAACGCTGTTAGGCCCGCCCGTAAAAATAATACCTATCGGCTTATTTTCTTTTATATAATCAAGGGCCTTTGAGGCACCAACAATATCCGAATAAACATTTAGGTCCCGTACCCGCCTTGCTATGAGCTGGTTATACTGACCGCCGAAATCTACAATTAAAATCTTTTCCGTAATCTTCATAAAAAACATTTTAGCCTATGAGCCGTTTTTTTTCAAGATGTAAAACTTTTAATTGACTTATGGTAATGATTGTGTTATACTTTTTTTTAAGAGGTATACAAATGTTTTTAAACAGTGTAGCCATCCGCACGGATGAAATGGAAAAATCACTTGAGTTTTATGAAAAAGTACTTGGATTTACTTTTAATTATATGATGTCGGCAGCTCCCGGCAAAAGGATCGCTTTTTTGACTGAGCCTGACAGCGGAATGAATTTGGAGCTTATCAGCCATGATGTTCCAAAGCCCGATAACGGAAGCAGAATTTCGCTCACCGTTCAAGTAGAACAAATAAGCGAGGCTGAAAAGTACCTAAAGTCTAAAAATGTCCGCATTACGGCCCCTCCCAGAACCGTAAAAGACGGTAAAAAGATTTTGACTGCCGTAGATCCTAACGGAGTTGAAATAGACTTCATCGAATTCAAAAAAGAAAACGACTAAAGCCATATAAAAATTATCCGGAGGTAATATGATTAAAACAGTAAAAGATGTAAATTTAAAGGATAAACGCATAATAATGCGTGTCGATTTTAACGTTCCCATGAAAGACGGAGTAGTGCAGGACGATACCCGAATAAGGGCCGCCCTTCCTACCATAAACTATATACTTGAACAAGGAGCAAGATCCCTTGTTTTGATGAGCCATTTGGGTGATCCTGCAAAAGATACAAAAAAAGCCAAGGAAAAGG
This genomic window contains:
- a CDS encoding peptidoglycan bridge formation glycyltransferase FemA/FemB family protein, which codes for MKETKFLTDEYKDEFDKLVCHPIQSWIWGDFKKSMGAATERIGFFEDGKLKSGIQIIFSKIPKTNYTVGIASKTLMPEQEHIEALKEAAKKHRAVFIKIEPDIFKPVQKDKSIKEEPYLEADSLETLIEEKKNFLFKNGAKNGKPFFEKYNFILDIEKTEEELLASFHSKTRYNIRLAEKKGVTIIDNSTEEGMEDYIRLMEETTKRQGFFNHNGDYFRRMFKIFPKGTLRIFEAVYNDEVLTAWILFNFNGKLYYPYGASSNSHRELMPNNLIMWKAIQYGKNLNCSSFDLWGCLGPNPDTNDSWYGFHKFKSGYNPQLVEYIGTFDFVYKPFMYKMFNIADKIRWIILKNKRR
- a CDS encoding LysM peptidoglycan-binding domain-containing M23 family metallopeptidase, giving the protein MKAFKFLLLFFLLQTILNAQVPYPRIEKLNIDDYLFVQYCDDVAEARKALAAAKTGNQLPIRFYTYKANREDTIIKIAARCSIPYDAIITLNRIESMQTEIAGRVLLLPTMPAVYLPDKGLTDIEKLTEALFKKHKTEPLKIKIYGLEENREIFCFPGEIFDGTVRAFFFMPFYRFPLKEAVLTSGFGKRQDPFTGKASYHPGIDLAAPAGSPVMACAGGTIKEVSYSNVYGNYIILSHTDGRASLYGHLSKVYVSLNETVKSGRIIGAVGSTGMSTGPHLHFEIHEQGIPKNPADFVHNKK
- a CDS encoding DUF362 domain-containing protein, whose amino-acid sequence is MAYKISNECTNCAACESECPVNAISEAGGKHVIDADTCISCGACAGVCPVEAISEE
- a CDS encoding exodeoxyribonuclease III translates to MNSIISWNVNGIRAVEKKGFLDWLNTENPDLLCVQETKAAKPQLSKELTEPELPNGKYFAYWASAKKAGYSGTAIFTKKEPLQVRTMGLKEFDDEGRVLVADFDKLSIISAYFPNSQDGGARLGYKLDFCAAILEFCDSIQEEGNNVILCGDYNIAHKPIDLANPKGNEKNPGYLPEERAWMDEFTSSGYSDTFRHFCQEPAKYTWWSYRFRAREKNIGWRIDYHCVNDSFLPKIKDSIILDGVMGSDHCPVKLIY
- the map gene encoding type I methionyl aminopeptidase, with protein sequence MIIIKTEEQINGIRKSCKALAQLFEELKPVIKPGMTTKELDDFCVNYIKKIGGVPAWYSEGFPGAACISINEEVIHGLPGKRIVKDGDLVSMDIGIDLGGYISDSCVTYPVGNVSKENLKLLEVTTQCLYAGIEACKAGKRVSDISKAVFNLARAHNYGVVYDYCGHGVGLGVHEDPSIPNVPERMRPNPRLRAGMVVAIEPMINMGTADVEVKKDGWTVVTADRSVSCHMEHTVAIFEDHTEILSQL
- a CDS encoding DnaJ domain-containing protein; this translates as MMKKNDNYAILGVSPKASAAEIKTAFRKKAKLHHPDLTQNKTKEEKEKSESAMRLLLNAYQSLLKEKTADENPFDYFDFFSKKNAAESFDYRLWLLKKTDYESRAKLIFFDLFHGLEQSAVEEYNKRRSEAGGFYLSKYFNKEDFMDCGFVLAEELYFRGEYYESFLLLEEIFYLEKQKPYFKHFFPEVTDLIKSIISDKLHRYTEDELALDCYEAALELGFKKIDRANILKRMSEIYYRFGDTYRASQCLNEAMQLSPKLRGIKIIQNQLENHYDYN
- a CDS encoding glutathione peroxidase, which produces MGIYDYTVKDSFGNDFSFTDYKDYVILIVNTACEUGFTPHFQGLEELYQEYKDKKFIVLAFPCNQFGGQDPGTNEEIRTFAQTKYCVTFPVMAKIDVKGENAEPLFSFLQTASGNKSIKWNFTKFLVDRSGENVQVYGSLTAPKKLKKYIEKLL
- a CDS encoding cupin domain-containing protein: MIINKNDVPKKFKPNLRGGNGEISVIEFLSVREVENCRMFSEMTVPVGASIGEHIHTGETEIYIIHEGKGLVTDMGKKQEVGPGDVVITEDNQLHSLENTGSVPMVLTTLVIKH
- a CDS encoding OsmC family protein, with the protein product MAKEFKAKAEIDLGEGFKVECEASGKKIIVDEPVSFGGTDLGMNPIEVLLSGLGACKCVISKMLAKKKGLKLDYLAVECIGAFSAGKVGLSEIETIYHIKSDASDEELEKFMTLVDNNCPVNETLKNPLPITHKLIRV
- the pcnB gene encoding polynucleotide adenylyltransferase PcnB; amino-acid sequence: MLVRYGQNAEGKQVRQALVYTKDEHHIAPEKIDIEAVKIIQRLNSQGFEAYIVGGAVRDLLIGHVPKDFDIATSAEPSKIRKIFRNSRIIGRRFRLVHIFFGEKIYEVSTFRSTEDGSIGNKFGTIDEDVHRRDFTLNALYYDPIHELVIDYVGGVKDIRSKKIRPIIPLPLIFSEDPVRMIRAIKYAAMTDSSIPFFVQLQIRKNAHLLEFVSPSRITEEINKIIFSGHSSDIIKKLLDFKLYVYIQPGACAFIDSSSKFKKIYLENLTLLDKEVDTKPQIKQGECLRALLKDYTRLIADPEGLPQEVYTYVYKECRHFILPMNPQRKELEFAVKSILNDLGIKVSMERTQARPAKLGKQVKHIRRKKKVKKPETQKDTD